One Vulpes vulpes isolate BD-2025 unplaced genomic scaffold, VulVul3 u000000754, whole genome shotgun sequence genomic window carries:
- the LOC140597495 gene encoding uncharacterized protein yields the protein MSTGIYSPKWFLQCFLGRTPFSLTLKLWDAYVLDGERVLTAMAYTILKVHRKRLLKLPLEGLREFLQDSLAQPWALEDEAVLRHLRASMTQLRRMRCDLPPPAGPEEFPTRPLGLEPVSPAPGPLLPSPASEPPPRVEEPASPGPAARPEPPGPPPGQAIVQLAPQPRRWNSLPTLPGQQGGAGRRPRDTAGFKTENGVSFHLAPAWATPEAPRRTGPWSTPGTPITRSPQPPRDDAVGPRTPFLPRGHCSSCPSLGSDGHSQGRARAALSPLPRGPAQARDPLPPASTGQLDARGPRGQSVAVRAGARRLRPAVTVPCLVSLCLPEGGTARTGHQPLTQRDLGWPGPGLCGGRGDSSACPRPSANGIQRPGALARPAFWPRAERALSQQDVASWALGVPHRPRSLT from the exons atgtccaccggcatctacagccccaaatggtttctccagtgcttcctcggccgg acccccttctcgctcaccctgaagctgtgggatgcctacgtgttggatggggagagggtgctcacggccatggcctataccatcctcaaggtgcacagga agcgcctcctgaagctgcccctggaagggctccgggagttcctccaggactctctggcccagccctgggccctggaggacgaggccgtgctgagacaccttcgggcctccatgacccagctccgcaggatgcggtgcgacctgcccccgccag cgggacctgaggagttccccacgaggcccctgggcctggagccagtgtccccggcgcccgggcctctcctcccttctccggcctctgagccaccgcccagggtggaggagccggcctccccgggcccagccgcccggcctgagccgcccggaccccctcccggccaggccatcgtccaacttgccccccagccccggcggtggaactccctccccaccctcccggggcaacaaggcggtgcaggcaggcggccccgggacacggcgggcttcaagacagaaaacggggtctccttccatttggcacctgcctgggccaccccagaggccccgcgacggaccgggccctggagcacccccgggactcccatcacgcggtccccccagccccctagggatgacgctgtcgggcccaggacacccttcctgccccgcggccactgcagctcgtgcccctcgctgggcagtgacgggcacagccagggcagagccagggcggcgctgagcccgctgccccgaggccccgcacaggcccgggaccctctgccccccgcgtccacggggcagctcgatgctcgcgggcctcgggggcagagcgtggcggtgagggcgggggcccggaggctccggcccgccgtcaccgtgccctgcctcgtctcgctgtgcctcccggagggcggcaccgcccgcacgggacaccagcccctgacccagagggacctgggctggcctggccccgggctctgtgggggcaggggcgactcgagcgcctgccccaggcccagcgctaatgggatccagcgccccggggccctggccaggcctgcgttctggccccgggccgagcgagccctctcacagcaggatgtggcctcctgggccctgggcgtgccccacagacccaggtcgctgacctag